A genomic region of Methanosarcina thermophila TM-1 contains the following coding sequences:
- a CDS encoding biotin--[acetyl-CoA-carboxylase] ligase, translating to MGDKRSRIIKALKDAQKSPVSGEELGLKLGISRTMVWKYIKSLQADGYEIESSPKRGYVLKSVPQLLYPEEIQMGLKTTLLGKKIHYFEEVTSTNNIAKEIAASEEEGTLVIAEVQKGGRGRMGREWVSPHGGIWMSVILKPGIPLRHASRLTLIAGLAVANVIRNMGLDASIKWPNDVRINGKKVCGILTEAKAEVDRVDYVVVGIGINVNMDLKDIPESIRAGSTTLKVELGRHIKRVSFLQDLLFELEQQYINFKIRPFSHILNEWLALSDTIGKEVKVTTPSRIIEGKAIGITPDGALVIKKADDTKEEIIAGRCIYARPR from the coding sequence ATGGGAGACAAAAGATCTCGGATTATCAAGGCACTTAAAGATGCACAGAAAAGCCCTGTTTCCGGAGAGGAATTGGGGCTCAAGTTAGGGATCTCAAGGACAATGGTCTGGAAGTATATCAAATCCCTTCAGGCGGATGGCTATGAAATAGAATCATCTCCGAAAAGAGGATATGTCTTGAAATCCGTACCCCAACTCCTGTACCCGGAAGAAATCCAGATGGGGCTCAAGACAACCCTTCTGGGGAAAAAAATTCATTATTTCGAAGAAGTAACTTCAACAAATAATATTGCAAAAGAGATTGCAGCATCGGAAGAAGAAGGAACACTTGTAATTGCCGAAGTGCAAAAAGGAGGCCGGGGAAGGATGGGCAGAGAATGGGTCTCTCCTCACGGCGGGATCTGGATGTCAGTAATCCTGAAACCCGGAATTCCTCTCAGGCACGCCTCAAGGCTTACCCTGATTGCAGGGCTTGCGGTTGCAAATGTTATTCGTAATATGGGCCTTGACGCCAGCATTAAATGGCCAAATGATGTCCGAATAAATGGAAAAAAGGTTTGCGGAATTCTTACTGAGGCAAAGGCTGAAGTGGATAGAGTAGACTATGTTGTGGTTGGAATAGGGATCAATGTAAACATGGATTTAAAGGATATCCCGGAATCTATCCGTGCAGGCTCTACAACTTTGAAAGTTGAGCTTGGAAGACATATAAAGAGAGTTTCGTTCCTTCAGGATTTGCTCTTCGAGCTCGAGCAGCAATACATAAATTTCAAGATCCGTCCGTTCTCACATATTCTCAACGAATGGCTTGCTCTTTCCGATACTATAGGAAAAGAGGTAAAGGTCACAACGCCTTCACGAATAATTGAAGGAAAAGCCATAGGAATAACCCCCGACGGAGCTCTAGTAATTAAAAAAGCTGACGATACAAAAGAAGAAATTATTGCAGGCAGATGCATTTATGCGCGTCCCAGATAA
- a CDS encoding DUF424 domain-containing protein: MYLKIYKNGEHVLVAACDREVLGRTLKYGNTVVEINRVFYEGEHVSGEKLQEALQEATTANLFGEKTIECAIKYGLIDPDSVMIIDNVPHAQIFRV, translated from the coding sequence ATGTATTTAAAAATCTACAAAAATGGGGAGCATGTCCTTGTTGCAGCCTGTGACAGAGAAGTGCTCGGAAGGACCCTGAAATACGGGAATACCGTAGTTGAGATCAACAGGGTCTTTTATGAAGGGGAACATGTTTCCGGAGAAAAGCTACAGGAAGCTCTACAAGAAGCTACGACTGCAAACCTCTTTGGAGAAAAAACGATAGAGTGTGCCATAAAATATGGGTTAATCGATCCGGATTCCGTGATGATAATCGATAATGTGCCCCATGCCCAGATCTTCAGGGTTTAA
- a CDS encoding S-layer protein domain-containing protein, with product MSPSLAADNKEKLTIILIDGEEIYLRSGSSYTFLQDYQLYIKGTDTEGKRVWVELSRKGVPLQDAIVTEGSQFVYMQNSTEILNLTVNTIYAGADGVLVRFSPVYQYLDTRLPMPQNPVESHENVSEKNVSPDYPEMEPQAKDFDMPLFLLGLGTVLLATGFFAGKRKGK from the coding sequence ATGTCACCTAGTTTAGCCGCTGACAATAAAGAAAAACTTACCATCATCTTAATCGATGGAGAAGAGATTTACTTAAGGTCAGGTAGCTCTTACACCTTCTTGCAGGATTATCAGCTTTATATAAAGGGTACTGATACTGAAGGCAAAAGAGTCTGGGTTGAACTTAGCAGAAAAGGAGTTCCCCTTCAGGATGCAATTGTCACTGAAGGCTCCCAGTTCGTATATATGCAGAATTCCACTGAAATCCTTAATCTGACTGTGAATACGATATACGCAGGAGCGGATGGAGTACTGGTCAGGTTCTCACCTGTATACCAGTATCTTGATACCAGGCTTCCCATGCCTCAAAACCCAGTCGAATCGCATGAGAATGTTTCGGAAAAAAACGTCTCCCCCGACTACCCTGAAATGGAACCGCAGGCAAAGGATTTTGATATGCCTCTCTTCCTCTTGGGACTGGGTACCGTGCTTCTGGCGACAGGTTTCTTTGCAGGAAAAAGGAAGGGAAAATAA
- the hdrE gene encoding dihydromethanophenazine:CoB--CoM heterodisulfide reductase subunit HdrE: protein MVYFSGLSDALRITFVQMMILSAIAIVIFLYGMIITLQKWGSGATGYALEPQEGKRGSAITFLKTWWKQVTEKSPHGHGKPILEILILDILFQRRILKRSGLRWVMHILIFAGWMTLFALSGLMFSVELTHMIGIELPFTPHMFREWLSIPNYIFGYILLIGVLIAIVRRLFVSEVREASIMYDWVLIGVVFLVTISGFLADGIRTGLIWDFGLDPSLAPPAALFHSVISLLFCIAFIPYSKYIHIIAIPLALLANKGGE from the coding sequence ATGGTTTATTTTTCTGGGCTCTCGGATGCACTGAGAATCACATTTGTCCAGATGATGATACTTAGCGCAATAGCCATTGTGATTTTCTTATATGGTATGATTATTACCTTGCAGAAATGGGGGTCAGGAGCCACAGGTTACGCTCTTGAGCCTCAGGAAGGAAAGAGAGGAAGTGCAATCACATTCTTAAAGACCTGGTGGAAACAGGTAACTGAAAAATCTCCCCATGGTCATGGAAAGCCCATCCTTGAGATTCTCATTCTTGACATCCTTTTCCAGAGGAGAATTCTCAAGAGAAGCGGTCTTCGCTGGGTCATGCACATCTTGATTTTCGCGGGCTGGATGACCCTCTTTGCTCTATCAGGACTCATGTTTTCAGTTGAATTGACTCATATGATCGGAATTGAACTCCCGTTTACCCCCCATATGTTTAGAGAATGGCTCTCCATTCCGAACTATATCTTCGGATATATCCTGCTTATAGGGGTTCTTATAGCAATAGTAAGAAGACTGTTTGTATCTGAAGTCAGGGAAGCTTCTATTATGTATGATTGGGTTTTGATCGGAGTAGTTTTCTTAGTTACTATTTCCGGTTTTCTTGCTGATGGGATCCGAACAGGACTTATCTGGGACTTTGGGCTTGACCCCTCATTAGCTCCCCCAGCAGCACTCTTCCATTCCGTAATTTCCCTGCTCTTCTGTATTGCATTTATTCCATACAGTAAATATATTCACATAATCGCCATACCGCTTGCATTACTTGCAAACAAAGGAGGCGAGTAA
- a CDS encoding RNA methyltransferase, whose amino-acid sequence MSLDIRVILVEPMYQGNVGSVARAMKNFGYTDLVLVNPCKLEGEARAMSSHARDVLERARITSTLEEAVKGADLRIGTTGVTSLKTGEHIRLPLYTPRELKEKFKGYSGTIALLFGREDNGFSNDELKSFDMLITIPTSEIYPIMNLSHAVAVVLYELSDLEGGNNPLADGFDLQLLYEHLEKLLEEIDYRPHKRDKTFLMLRRILGRAGLTPREVQTLRGVIRGIERKMGYPLKESGGQEPKISESMERFI is encoded by the coding sequence TTGTCACTTGATATTCGTGTAATACTTGTAGAGCCCATGTATCAGGGAAATGTTGGATCTGTAGCAAGAGCTATGAAAAACTTCGGATACACCGACCTTGTGCTTGTAAATCCCTGTAAACTCGAAGGGGAGGCAAGAGCCATGTCGTCCCATGCAAGAGATGTGCTTGAAAGGGCAAGAATTACCTCTACACTTGAAGAGGCTGTAAAAGGTGCAGATCTGAGGATAGGGACTACCGGAGTGACAAGTTTGAAAACCGGAGAGCACATACGTCTTCCACTTTATACTCCAAGAGAACTCAAAGAGAAATTTAAAGGTTACAGCGGAACAATTGCACTTCTTTTCGGACGCGAAGACAACGGTTTTAGCAATGATGAGCTCAAAAGCTTCGATATGCTCATAACGATTCCGACTTCCGAAATTTATCCAATTATGAATCTTTCACATGCTGTTGCAGTGGTGCTTTATGAACTCTCTGATCTGGAAGGAGGGAACAATCCGCTTGCCGATGGATTTGATCTCCAGCTTCTATATGAGCATTTGGAGAAACTGCTGGAGGAAATCGATTATCGCCCTCATAAAAGAGATAAAACTTTCCTGATGCTGCGGAGGATTCTCGGAAGAGCAGGACTAACTCCAAGGGAAGTTCAGACTTTAAGGGGTGTAATAAGAGGAATTGAGAGAAAAATGGGATATCCGTTAAAAGAGTCCGGAGGTCAAGAACCAAAAATTTCGGAGAGCATGGAAAGGTTCATATGA
- a CDS encoding minichromosome maintenance protein MCM gives MTERESKWDEKLKRFFKDYYWNEILQLANEYPDQRSLIVDFTDIEKFDRELSKEFLEHPGELIPAAEAALKEIDLPVEKNLEQAHVRIVKIPNRVSIRELRSKHLSRFVAVEGMIRKATEVRPRITKAAFQCLRCGHLTIVEQNSFKFEEPFGGCENDTCGKKGPFKVIIEESTFVDAQKLQIQESPENLKGGSQPQSLEVDSEDDLTGNVTPGDRVIINGILKSRQRTLRDGKSTFYDLVLEANSIEQLDKDFDELEITPEDEEKILELSRDPEIYDKIIHSVAPSIYGYEDIKEALALQLFSGVVKNLPDGSRIRGDIHIMLVGDPGIAKSQLLRYVVKLSPRGVFTSGRSASASGLTAAAVKDDLNDGRWTIEGGALVMADMGIAAVDEMDKMKAEDKSALHEAMEQQTISIAKAGIIATLKSRCALLGAANPKYGRFDRYEGLAEQISMPPALLSRFDLIFVLLDTPNYAQDSRIASHILQSHYAGELFEQREKLPSSQITEDFVDAEMEAIEPVIQADLMRKYVAYARKNVFPVMEEDARAHLIKFYTDLRKTGEGKNTPVPVTARQLEALVRLSEASARVRLSNTVTLEDTKRTIRIVMNCLKNVGVDPETGALDADIIASGTSMSQRNKIKILKEIIKKVSEKYPGAKAPLEEVYAIAEKEHGIDRTHAEENIRKMKQRGDLLSPDQNHVRLV, from the coding sequence ATGACTGAAAGAGAAAGCAAGTGGGATGAAAAGCTAAAAAGGTTTTTTAAAGACTACTACTGGAATGAGATTCTCCAGCTTGCAAACGAGTATCCGGATCAGCGAAGCCTTATCGTGGATTTTACGGACATCGAGAAATTTGACCGAGAATTATCAAAAGAGTTTCTTGAGCATCCAGGAGAACTTATACCGGCGGCTGAGGCTGCCCTGAAAGAAATCGACCTTCCTGTTGAGAAAAACCTTGAACAGGCTCATGTAAGGATAGTAAAAATCCCCAACAGAGTATCTATAAGGGAGCTCAGAAGCAAACATCTATCCCGGTTTGTTGCTGTTGAGGGTATGATAAGGAAAGCAACCGAAGTGAGACCGAGAATTACTAAGGCTGCTTTCCAGTGCCTCAGATGCGGGCATCTGACTATTGTGGAGCAAAACAGTTTCAAATTCGAGGAGCCTTTTGGAGGCTGTGAAAACGATACCTGTGGAAAGAAAGGACCTTTTAAGGTGATAATAGAAGAATCCACTTTTGTTGATGCTCAGAAACTCCAGATTCAGGAATCACCGGAAAACCTAAAAGGAGGTTCCCAGCCCCAGAGCCTTGAAGTAGATTCCGAGGATGACCTGACAGGAAATGTAACTCCCGGAGACAGGGTAATAATTAACGGAATCCTGAAATCCAGGCAGCGCACCCTAAGAGATGGGAAATCCACTTTCTATGATCTTGTACTCGAAGCGAACTCCATAGAACAATTAGATAAGGACTTCGATGAACTTGAGATAACCCCCGAGGACGAAGAAAAGATTCTTGAGCTTTCCCGCGACCCTGAAATTTATGACAAGATTATCCACTCGGTTGCGCCCTCAATCTATGGGTACGAGGATATAAAGGAAGCTCTTGCCCTTCAATTGTTCTCTGGTGTTGTAAAAAACCTTCCTGATGGCTCCAGGATAAGGGGCGATATTCATATTATGCTTGTAGGAGACCCCGGAATCGCAAAATCCCAGCTCCTGCGCTATGTGGTCAAACTTTCTCCAAGAGGTGTATTTACTTCAGGGCGAAGTGCCTCAGCAAGCGGTCTGACTGCGGCTGCCGTAAAAGATGACCTCAATGACGGCAGATGGACAATAGAAGGTGGTGCCCTTGTCATGGCTGATATGGGGATTGCTGCGGTTGACGAAATGGATAAAATGAAAGCTGAGGATAAGAGTGCCCTGCACGAGGCAATGGAACAGCAGACTATAAGTATTGCCAAGGCTGGAATTATTGCAACTTTAAAATCCCGTTGCGCCCTTTTAGGAGCTGCAAACCCGAAATACGGGCGTTTTGATCGGTATGAAGGGCTTGCAGAGCAGATAAGTATGCCGCCAGCACTGCTTTCCCGATTTGACCTTATCTTCGTTTTGCTCGACACTCCTAACTATGCTCAGGACAGCAGGATAGCGAGTCACATTTTACAGTCCCATTATGCAGGAGAACTCTTCGAGCAGCGAGAAAAACTTCCCAGCTCCCAAATTACGGAAGACTTTGTCGACGCCGAAATGGAAGCGATCGAACCTGTGATACAGGCAGATCTCATGCGAAAATACGTTGCATATGCTCGAAAGAATGTATTTCCTGTGATGGAAGAAGATGCCAGAGCTCATCTGATAAAGTTTTATACGGACCTTCGAAAAACAGGAGAGGGCAAAAACACCCCTGTGCCTGTAACTGCCAGACAGCTTGAAGCCCTTGTCCGTCTTTCGGAAGCAAGCGCAAGAGTCCGTCTGAGCAATACAGTTACACTTGAAGACACAAAAAGAACTATCAGAATAGTTATGAACTGCTTGAAAAATGTGGGTGTCGACCCGGAAACTGGAGCCCTTGATGCGGATATAATTGCATCTGGCACAAGCATGAGCCAGAGAAACAAGATAAAAATCCTAAAAGAGATAATCAAAAAAGTGAGCGAAAAGTATCCGGGAGCTAAAGCCCCTCTGGAAGAGGTTTATGCTATAGCTGAAAAGGAGCACGGGATAGACCGAACTCATGCCGAGGAGAATATAAGAAAAATGAAGCAGAGAGGAGACCTGCTCTCCCCAGACCAGAACCATGTCAGGCTTGTTTAA
- a CDS encoding nitrite/sulfite reductase domain-containing protein — protein MVSREYVKGDLPEKAAILQRDGETYAIAPHIPGGIVYPETLRKIADIAEKYGAAALKITSAQRIAIVGLKEEDLDAAWGELNLKPGAAIGLCVRSIKICPGTTFCKRGKQDAVGLGLKLDEKYHGMQLPSKFKMAVSGCPNSCSEPMIKDIGLMGTAKGYTLSVGGSAGPRPRLGNVVAKNLTEEQALELVERIINFYKGYPKQRRIGEVIDEMGLEKFKAEVGL, from the coding sequence ATGGTAAGTCGTGAATATGTGAAAGGTGACCTTCCAGAGAAAGCCGCAATCCTGCAAAGAGATGGTGAAACATATGCAATTGCTCCCCACATTCCAGGAGGAATTGTATACCCGGAAACGCTCAGGAAGATAGCTGACATCGCAGAGAAATACGGGGCTGCTGCTCTGAAAATAACTTCAGCTCAGCGAATAGCAATTGTAGGGTTGAAAGAAGAAGATCTGGATGCGGCATGGGGAGAGCTGAATCTAAAACCCGGGGCTGCAATAGGGCTCTGTGTCCGGAGTATTAAAATCTGTCCCGGAACTACCTTCTGCAAGAGGGGCAAGCAGGATGCTGTCGGGCTTGGGTTAAAGCTAGATGAAAAGTATCACGGGATGCAGCTTCCGTCCAAGTTCAAGATGGCGGTCTCCGGCTGCCCGAACTCGTGTTCCGAGCCTATGATAAAGGATATAGGGCTCATGGGCACGGCAAAAGGCTATACCCTGTCTGTAGGAGGCAGTGCAGGCCCGCGTCCAAGACTGGGAAATGTGGTAGCGAAGAATCTTACGGAAGAGCAGGCTCTAGAACTTGTCGAAAGAATAATTAACTTCTATAAGGGATATCCAAAGCAAAGAAGAATTGGAGAAGTAATTGACGAGATGGGACTTGAAAAATTCAAAGCCGAAGTAGGATTGTGA
- a CDS encoding coiled-coil protein produces the protein MTNDVSTTEIATADLSNLNERELKSKINELRSKIEKSERQLASIFKELKMNRADIEELKEKRDSLNQQVKEKVAKAQELRDKRDEINKIISEYKEKRSEVNSKTQELFSGIAELKEQRDEWNKLSHGSVESLTKAYEAELDSFLNKELPLAVEIKIFQKLNDLSKRLQAAKKANELHAQIQERYKQSKGIHKKGDEFHEKIQALSEESQAYHLEMLENFKSADEIRKEANMYHAQLTDKIMNINSIKEKIDPLKNSIASSRKELSLYLDRLKDLQLTKDEHKVSQKHSDAREKLQKNARLTLEDLKLLIERGDVKFSNE, from the coding sequence ATGACCAACGACGTTTCAACTACAGAAATTGCAACGGCCGACCTTTCAAACCTTAACGAACGGGAGCTGAAGAGCAAAATAAACGAGCTCAGGAGCAAGATAGAGAAAAGCGAAAGACAGTTGGCTTCGATTTTTAAGGAACTGAAAATGAATAGAGCCGATATCGAGGAACTGAAAGAAAAGAGAGACTCTCTGAACCAGCAGGTTAAGGAAAAGGTTGCAAAAGCACAGGAATTGAGAGATAAACGGGATGAGATTAACAAAATAATCAGCGAGTATAAGGAGAAAAGAAGTGAAGTAAACTCAAAGACACAAGAACTGTTTTCAGGGATTGCGGAACTCAAGGAACAGCGGGACGAATGGAATAAACTTTCTCACGGAAGTGTGGAATCTCTCACAAAGGCTTATGAAGCCGAACTTGACTCTTTTCTTAACAAAGAACTGCCTCTTGCTGTGGAAATTAAAATTTTCCAGAAATTGAATGACCTCAGTAAACGCCTGCAAGCTGCAAAGAAGGCAAATGAACTGCATGCACAAATTCAGGAGAGGTATAAACAGTCAAAAGGAATTCACAAAAAAGGGGATGAATTCCATGAAAAAATTCAGGCTCTTTCAGAAGAATCTCAGGCATACCACCTGGAAATGCTTGAAAATTTCAAATCTGCTGATGAGATTCGGAAAGAGGCAAACATGTACCATGCCCAGCTTACTGATAAAATCATGAATATAAATTCAATCAAAGAAAAAATTGACCCGCTTAAAAACAGCATCGCTAGCAGCCGTAAGGAACTCTCTTTATATCTTGACAGGTTAAAAGACCTGCAGCTTACAAAAGACGAGCACAAAGTAAGCCAAAAACACAGCGATGCCCGCGAGAAACTTCAGAAAAACGCTCGCCTGACTCTTGAAGATCTAAAACTTCTTATCGAGAGAGGAGACGTAAAATTTTCCAACGAATAA
- a CDS encoding acetyl-CoA carboxylase biotin carboxylase subunit: MFKKVLVANRGEIAIRVMRACRELGISTVAVCSEADKNALFAKYADEAYLIGPAPSSQSYLNMEAILAVAKSTGAEAIHPGYGLLSENPVFAKRCEEEGIVFIGPPSHVIAEMGSKIRARNLMMKAGVPVVPGTMDAVEDVDEALKIAEEIGYPVLIKASAGGGGIGMKVVHCRDELAAALSSTRQMAGSAFGDSSVFIEKYAEEPRHIEIQILADGYGNTIYLSDRECSIQRRHQKLIEEAPSPIMTPELRAKMGEAAVRVAKTIGYVNAGTVEFLYSKGNFYFLEVNTRLQVEHGITEMVTGVDIVREQLRIAWGEKLELKQEDITINGHAIECRINAEDPLNDFAPSPGKIRGYRSAGGPGVRVDSGVHTGYTISPYYDSMISKLCVWAKTRDAAIARMERALYEYVIVGVKTNIPFHKAVMRNPAFRRGDLTTSFIEDQKIMESVEEVVKADAEKGATLASALEAKDKKVAAITAAVHAYVSMAQKRQR; encoded by the coding sequence ATGTTCAAAAAAGTACTCGTCGCAAACCGCGGTGAGATTGCGATAAGGGTTATGCGTGCCTGCCGAGAACTCGGTATCTCTACAGTCGCAGTCTGTTCGGAAGCTGACAAAAATGCCCTTTTTGCCAAGTATGCTGATGAGGCCTACCTGATAGGCCCGGCTCCTTCCAGCCAGAGCTATCTGAATATGGAGGCTATCCTTGCAGTTGCAAAAAGCACAGGAGCTGAAGCAATTCATCCGGGCTACGGCCTCCTTTCCGAAAACCCTGTCTTTGCAAAACGCTGTGAAGAAGAAGGAATTGTTTTCATAGGGCCCCCCAGTCATGTGATTGCCGAGATGGGAAGCAAGATAAGGGCAAGGAACCTTATGATGAAGGCTGGCGTGCCTGTAGTGCCTGGAACGATGGATGCAGTTGAGGATGTGGATGAGGCTCTGAAGATAGCGGAAGAAATTGGCTATCCTGTCCTGATCAAAGCCTCGGCAGGAGGCGGCGGAATTGGAATGAAAGTGGTACATTGCAGGGATGAACTTGCCGCCGCACTTAGCTCAACCAGACAAATGGCTGGCTCGGCTTTTGGGGACTCCTCGGTCTTCATCGAAAAATATGCAGAAGAACCAAGGCACATAGAAATTCAGATTCTGGCAGATGGGTATGGAAACACAATTTACCTCTCAGATAGAGAGTGTTCCATCCAGAGAAGGCATCAGAAGCTCATTGAGGAAGCTCCTTCTCCTATCATGACCCCTGAACTCAGGGCAAAGATGGGAGAAGCTGCAGTCAGAGTAGCAAAGACAATTGGTTATGTAAACGCTGGCACAGTGGAGTTTCTTTATTCAAAGGGCAACTTCTATTTCCTTGAGGTCAATACTCGCCTGCAGGTCGAACACGGGATAACCGAAATGGTAACTGGTGTTGACATCGTAAGGGAACAGTTAAGGATAGCCTGGGGAGAAAAACTTGAGCTTAAGCAGGAAGATATCACCATTAACGGGCATGCTATCGAGTGCAGGATCAACGCGGAAGATCCGTTAAATGATTTTGCACCTTCTCCTGGAAAGATCCGGGGATATCGGTCTGCAGGCGGTCCTGGAGTTAGGGTGGATAGCGGAGTACATACAGGTTACACGATCTCTCCATACTACGACTCGATGATCTCGAAGCTTTGTGTCTGGGCAAAGACAAGAGATGCAGCGATTGCCAGGATGGAACGAGCGCTTTATGAATATGTGATTGTTGGAGTAAAAACCAATATTCCTTTCCACAAGGCAGTTATGCGCAACCCGGCTTTCCGCAGAGGTGACCTTACAACGTCTTTTATCGAAGATCAGAAGATTATGGAGTCAGTTGAAGAGGTCGTCAAAGCGGATGCTGAAAAGGGAGCTACTCTTGCCTCAGCTCTTGAAGCAAAAGACAAAAAAGTTGCAGCTATCACTGCTGCTGTACACGCCTATGTGAGCATGGCACAAAAAAGGCAGCGCTGA
- the oadA gene encoding sodium-extruding oxaloacetate decarboxylase subunit alpha: MSVKITETILRDAHQSLLATRMRTRDMLEVVEQLDQIGYFSLEMWGGATFDSCIRYLNEDPWQRLRDIKKGLSNTYAQMLLRGQNLVGYRHYSDDVVEKFVTKSYQNGIDVFRIFDAVNDIRNMEFSIKVAKKLGAHVQGTVCYTISPVHTVEKYVELAKQLQELECDSICIKDMAGLLSPNAATQIINSMKKEISVPISLHCHCTSGMAPMSYMAACEAGVDILDTALSPLAWGTSQPPTETVVAALKGTPYDTGLDLEAFEEVVKYFKGLRDKYRGILDPISEQIDTNVLIYQIPGGMLSNLVSQLKEQNALDKYETVLEEMPKVREELGYPPLVTPTSQIVGTQAVLNVLMGERYKVIPKEVKDYVRGLYGRPPAPISPEIIGKVIGDEEPIHCRPADLLKPEYEKRKKEAEEMGIAKSEEDILTYILYPAIAPKFLKGEMEEEALAVVTPPSVQQEYAIPNHFKVEVDDEVYEVKVEPLGGGISVSEASPKKPNPESVKGAVCSSMQGMILSLKVKVEDTVSEGDTVAIIEAMKMENAVHAPTSGIVKEIFVSEGDTVSPGDIIMSIE, from the coding sequence ATGAGTGTAAAAATTACCGAAACCATTCTCCGGGATGCACATCAGTCCCTCCTGGCAACCAGAATGCGGACAAGAGATATGCTCGAAGTGGTTGAGCAGCTGGACCAGATCGGGTATTTCTCCCTCGAAATGTGGGGAGGTGCTACCTTTGACAGCTGTATTCGCTACCTTAATGAAGATCCATGGCAGCGGCTAAGGGATATCAAAAAAGGACTGAGCAATACCTATGCACAGATGCTGCTCAGGGGTCAAAACCTTGTAGGGTACAGGCACTATTCGGATGATGTGGTCGAGAAATTCGTTACTAAGTCCTACCAGAATGGAATTGACGTTTTCCGGATTTTTGATGCGGTTAATGATATCCGGAACATGGAATTCTCTATCAAGGTAGCAAAAAAGCTTGGTGCTCACGTTCAGGGTACAGTCTGCTATACAATAAGTCCAGTGCACACTGTTGAGAAATATGTTGAGCTTGCAAAACAGCTTCAAGAACTTGAGTGCGATTCCATCTGCATCAAAGATATGGCAGGTCTTCTTTCCCCTAACGCTGCTACCCAGATAATAAATTCCATGAAAAAAGAGATCTCCGTTCCAATTTCTCTGCACTGCCACTGTACCTCAGGAATGGCGCCTATGAGTTATATGGCAGCCTGTGAGGCAGGGGTGGATATTCTGGATACTGCACTTTCTCCCCTTGCCTGGGGAACTTCCCAGCCTCCGACTGAGACAGTTGTAGCTGCCCTTAAAGGCACTCCTTATGATACGGGGCTTGATCTCGAAGCTTTTGAAGAGGTCGTTAAATACTTTAAAGGTTTGAGAGACAAATACAGGGGTATACTTGACCCTATTTCCGAGCAGATCGATACTAATGTCCTTATCTATCAGATCCCGGGAGGGATGCTCTCAAATCTGGTTTCTCAATTAAAGGAGCAAAATGCTCTTGATAAGTATGAAACTGTTCTTGAGGAGATGCCAAAGGTTAGAGAAGAACTCGGATATCCGCCTCTTGTCACTCCCACAAGCCAGATAGTGGGTACCCAGGCAGTGCTTAACGTGCTCATGGGCGAGCGCTATAAGGTTATTCCTAAAGAAGTAAAGGACTATGTGCGTGGACTTTACGGGCGACCTCCTGCTCCCATAAGCCCTGAGATAATAGGCAAAGTGATCGGAGATGAGGAACCTATTCACTGCCGCCCTGCCGATCTTCTTAAGCCTGAATATGAAAAAAGGAAAAAGGAGGCTGAGGAGATGGGCATTGCAAAATCCGAGGAAGATATCCTTACCTATATCCTCTATCCGGCTATAGCCCCCAAATTCCTGAAAGGAGAAATGGAAGAAGAAGCTCTGGCAGTCGTTACCCCCCCTTCAGTTCAGCAGGAGTATGCAATTCCAAACCATTTCAAGGTTGAAGTAGACGATGAGGTCTACGAGGTCAAGGTTGAGCCGCTGGGCGGTGGAATTTCCGTATCTGAGGCATCTCCCAAGAAACCAAATCCCGAGTCCGTTAAAGGAGCTGTATGCAGTTCAATGCAGGGCATGATCCTCTCTCTTAAGGTCAAGGTCGAAGACACCGTCTCAGAAGGCGATACAGTCGCTATTATCGAAGCTATGAAAATGGAGAATGCTGTCCACGCTCCCACTTCAGGCATTGTAAAAGAAATTTTCGTTTCTGAAGGTGACACTGTATCTCCCGGTGACATAATAATGTCAATCGAATAA